Proteins found in one Schistocerca serialis cubense isolate TAMUIC-IGC-003099 chromosome 5, iqSchSeri2.2, whole genome shotgun sequence genomic segment:
- the LOC126482235 gene encoding uncharacterized protein LOC126482235 — protein MMEQACRDLEEESAKGLMGAAKMGEACSDTEERANEGVVDVSDIDPTCGDEEEEEAKGLVNAARMEEALQDLEEEAAESLMGAAKMCEAFAETEEGADEGVVDIYDIDPGCGDEEEEEIKGLVNAAKMEQAHQDLEEEATVSLMGAAKMCEACGDTEEGANEGVVDVCDIDLACGDEEEGAAESVVNATRMEEAHQDLEEEAAESLMSAAKVGQACGEIEEGADEGVMDTIKIAPACGDVEERAANGPVNAARMEQAHQNVAEEAAASLMGAAQMDANCEDEEEGSAEALVNVAKTEQAPRDLEEDAAESVMGDAKMDEVHVVVELATERPCNQPSSAACTH, from the coding sequence ATGATGGAACAAGCCTGTAGAGATTTAGAGGAGGAGTCAGCCAAgggtctcatgggtgctgccaagatgggcgaagcatgtagtgacactgaggaaagggcaaatgagggtgtcgtggacgtttctgatattgacccaacatgtggagatgaggaggaagaggaagcTAAGGGCCTCGTGAATGCTGCTAGGATGGAAGAAGCGCttcaagatttagaggaggaggcagctgaaagtctcatgggtgctgccaagatgtgtGAAGCATTTGCAGAGACTGAGGAAGGCGCAGATGAGGGTGTCGTGGACATTTATGATATTGACCCAGgatgtggagatgaggaggaagaggaaattaaggGTCTCGTGAATGCTGCCAAGATGGAACAAGCCCATCAAGACTTAGAGGAGGAGGCAACTGtaagtctcatgggtgctgccaagatgtgtGAAGCATGTGGTGACACTGAGGAAGGGGCAAATGAGGGTGTCGTGGACGTTTGTGATATTGACCTGgcatgtggagatgaggaggaaggaGCAGCTGAGAGTGTAGTGAATGCTACTAGGATGGAAGAAGCCcatcaagatttagaggaggaggcagctgaaAGTCTTATGAGTGCTGCCAAGGTGGGTCAAGCGTGTGGTGAAATTGAGGAAGGGGCAGATGAGGGTGTCATGGATACTATTAAGATTGCCCCAGCATGTGGAGATGTGGAGGAAAGGGCAGCTAATGGTCCCGTGAATGCTGCCAGGATGGAACAAGCCCATCAAAACGTAGCGGAGGAGGCAGCTGcgagtctcatgggtgctgcccaGATGGATGCAAACTGTGAAGATGAGGAGGAGGGGTCAGCTGAGGCTCTCGTGAATGTTGCTAAGACGGAACAAGCCCCTAGAGATCTAGAGGAGGATGCAGCCGAGAGTGTCATGGGTGATGCCAAGATGGATGAAGTCCATGTAGTGGTGGAGCTGGCAACTGAGAGACCCTGTAACCAACCCTCGAGTGCCGCTTGCACCCACTga